A region of Pyxidicoccus parkwaysis DNA encodes the following proteins:
- a CDS encoding GNAT family N-acetyltransferase translates to MAPLFQAADLTAERVADADVDLFQPLLERCEDFYQRCYGRPARPDEAKQMPEERPPELGPEHGHLVALRDASGALVGILEGVSDFPSPGEWYLGLMLLAPEVRGHRRGEAVIHAYEDWLRGQGARLLRLGVAEPNPAALRFWTRVGFSEEKWVGPMEQGLLNYRVLRMSKPLA, encoded by the coding sequence ATGGCCCCTCTCTTCCAGGCCGCAGACCTCACCGCCGAGCGCGTGGCCGACGCCGACGTGGACCTGTTCCAGCCGCTGCTGGAGCGCTGCGAGGACTTCTACCAGCGCTGCTACGGAAGGCCCGCGCGCCCCGACGAGGCGAAGCAGATGCCGGAGGAGCGCCCGCCGGAATTGGGCCCGGAGCACGGACACCTCGTGGCGCTGCGCGACGCGAGCGGTGCGCTGGTGGGCATCCTGGAAGGGGTGAGCGACTTCCCGTCACCGGGCGAGTGGTACCTCGGGCTGATGCTGCTGGCGCCGGAGGTGCGAGGACACCGGCGCGGTGAGGCCGTCATCCACGCGTATGAGGACTGGCTGCGAGGCCAGGGCGCGCGGCTGCTCCGGCTCGGTGTGGCCGAGCCCAACCCGGCGGCCCTGCGCTTCTGGACGCGCGTGGGCTTCAGCGAGGAGAAGTGGGTGGGGCCGATGGAGCAGGGCCTGCTCAACTACCGCGTGCTGCGGATGTCGAAGCCGCTGGCGTGA
- a CDS encoding inorganic diphosphatase — protein MTERLALPPLPPEPEVLIECPRFSFVKRRADGAVDFVSPLPCPYNYGSIPGLVSDDGDPLDAVVMGPRLPRGQRVRVPVVAVIGFIDAGRGDPKVVCSTSPLTAWERAGLERFFRVYAFFKRGLHRVRGNVPETRFVGWLTPAASTSAARGS, from the coding sequence GTGACTGAGCGCCTTGCCCTGCCTCCGCTGCCGCCCGAGCCGGAGGTCCTCATCGAGTGCCCGCGCTTCTCCTTCGTGAAGCGGCGCGCGGACGGGGCGGTGGACTTCGTGTCGCCGCTGCCGTGCCCGTACAACTACGGCAGCATCCCCGGCCTCGTGTCCGATGACGGAGACCCGCTCGACGCGGTGGTGATGGGGCCGAGGCTTCCGCGCGGGCAGCGCGTGCGCGTGCCCGTAGTGGCGGTGATTGGCTTCATCGACGCGGGACGGGGCGACCCGAAGGTGGTGTGCAGTACGTCGCCGCTGACGGCCTGGGAGCGCGCCGGGCTGGAGCGCTTCTTCCGCGTCTACGCATTCTTCAAGCGCGGGCTGCACCGCGTGCGCGGCAACGTGCCGGAGACGCGCTTCGTGGGGTGGCTCACGCCAGCGGCTTCGACATCCGCAGCACGCGGTAGTTGA
- a CDS encoding stage II sporulation protein M has translation MEMAEFIETHRPRWEKLEALLDRSESHGLRGLSLEEARTLGKLYRAVSSDLLWVRARSGSADVSAYLNDLVGRAYALTYPGRRPRFADVWGFVARGFPALMRREWRMYVASVLLLLAGTGFGYLGMIVDPDAAHYLVPAEHLSLDPVKRAADEAAGDGMSAGQQAHFSAFLFTHNIQVAFLAFALGITLGLGTAVMLFTNGLFLGALAQVYTAKGMAGWFWAWILPHGIPEISAICIAGAAGLVIARGLVAPRGLRRGQALRQEAVTAVKLLFGTLALFVLAGFIEGTISQIHPPKLSVAFKVSFALMVGAGVYAYLLSDWLRGGKAGSEDGAREAAPTP, from the coding sequence ATGGAGATGGCGGAGTTCATCGAAACGCACCGGCCGCGCTGGGAGAAGCTGGAGGCGCTGCTGGACAGGTCCGAGTCCCACGGCCTTCGCGGGCTGAGCCTGGAGGAGGCCCGGACGCTGGGCAAGCTGTACCGGGCCGTCTCCAGTGACTTGCTCTGGGTTCGCGCGCGCAGCGGCTCGGCGGACGTGAGCGCCTATCTGAACGATTTGGTGGGCCGGGCCTATGCCTTGACGTACCCGGGGCGCCGGCCGCGCTTCGCGGACGTGTGGGGCTTCGTGGCGCGAGGCTTCCCCGCGCTGATGCGCCGGGAGTGGCGCATGTACGTGGCCTCGGTGCTGCTGCTGCTGGCGGGCACGGGCTTCGGGTACCTGGGCATGATTGTGGACCCGGACGCCGCGCACTACCTGGTGCCGGCCGAGCACCTGAGCCTGGACCCGGTGAAGCGCGCCGCGGACGAGGCGGCGGGGGATGGGATGTCGGCGGGGCAACAGGCCCACTTCTCGGCCTTCCTCTTCACCCACAACATCCAGGTGGCCTTCCTGGCCTTCGCGCTGGGAATCACGCTGGGGCTGGGCACGGCGGTGATGCTCTTCACCAACGGCCTGTTCCTGGGCGCGCTGGCGCAGGTGTACACGGCGAAGGGCATGGCGGGCTGGTTCTGGGCGTGGATTCTGCCGCACGGCATCCCGGAGATTTCCGCCATCTGCATTGCAGGTGCAGCGGGGTTGGTGATTGCGCGCGGGCTGGTGGCGCCGCGCGGGCTGCGGCGGGGACAGGCGCTGCGGCAGGAGGCGGTGACGGCGGTGAAGCTGCTCTTCGGGACGCTCGCGCTGTTCGTGCTCGCGGGCTTCATCGAGGGGACGATTTCGCAAATCCACCCGCCGAAGCTGTCGGTGGCGTTCAAGGTCTCCTTCGCGCTCATGGTGGGCGCGGGCGTGTACGCGTACCTGCTGTCCGACTGGCTGCGCGGCGGGAAGGCGGGCTCGGAGGACGGTGCCCGCGAGGCCGCCCCGACGCCGTGA
- a CDS encoding tetratricopeptide repeat protein, with product MSVPVLGLVLCLLSGCTSMRAICPAEGGRPWVEVRSPHFSVRTNLDGDTAQEAARELELLRQGLLQAWAGTFDPPGTVEVIVLRNHTALEEFTNVRIEGFSATTQDGPVLVLAGNAYALSEAPADVGTQAHELTHYLSEFALVRQPRWLSEGLAAYLESIDLRPEKHEVILGGLHTGFLGHVQRNGWRSLSELWEWDGKGLLGTAESRNYYASSWLWVHFFISRHPERFDDFQTRLMSGEEPRAAWEESFRGVKDLVGELHAYVHGGRHVVYPTITAPLVPVTSPLHMRALEPAEVHAIRAQLYLMTPGAASPEERFHHAEQEMAQALKEDPGNVAATLLRIRSTADPSRRLGLAQQLVERHPDSGQAWDAMAQALDAAGNTSEEQEAARLRAVELLPDSVSAQNGLAGFYARTSQPEKGLAAARRAVALAPGNPAVLDTWSTILFQLGRCPEALSTQQLAADTLHESTPERLRRTVHDALARYEAVCGPASPSPTAAPGVPMAPAPSGL from the coding sequence ATGTCGGTGCCCGTCCTGGGCCTGGTGCTGTGCCTGCTCTCGGGCTGCACCAGCATGCGTGCCATCTGTCCCGCCGAGGGCGGGCGCCCCTGGGTCGAGGTGCGCAGCCCCCACTTCAGCGTCCGCACCAACCTGGACGGGGACACCGCGCAGGAGGCCGCGCGCGAGCTGGAGTTGCTGCGACAGGGATTGCTCCAGGCGTGGGCCGGTACGTTCGACCCGCCGGGCACGGTGGAGGTCATCGTCCTGCGCAACCACACCGCACTGGAGGAGTTCACCAACGTCCGCATCGAGGGCTTCAGCGCCACCACGCAGGACGGCCCGGTGCTGGTGCTCGCCGGCAATGCCTACGCGCTCAGCGAAGCCCCCGCCGACGTGGGCACGCAAGCGCATGAGCTGACGCACTACCTCTCCGAGTTCGCCCTGGTGCGCCAGCCGCGCTGGCTGTCGGAGGGGCTCGCCGCGTACCTGGAGTCCATCGACCTGCGGCCGGAGAAGCACGAGGTCATCCTCGGCGGCCTGCACACGGGCTTCCTCGGCCACGTGCAGCGCAATGGCTGGCGCAGCCTCAGCGAGCTGTGGGAATGGGACGGCAAGGGGCTGCTCGGCACCGCCGAGTCGCGCAACTACTACGCGTCCTCGTGGCTGTGGGTGCACTTCTTCATCAGCCGCCACCCCGAGCGCTTCGACGACTTCCAGACGCGCCTCATGAGCGGCGAGGAGCCCCGCGCGGCCTGGGAGGAGTCCTTCCGCGGCGTGAAGGACCTCGTCGGAGAGCTGCACGCCTATGTCCACGGCGGCCGCCACGTCGTCTACCCCACCATCACCGCGCCGCTGGTGCCGGTGACGAGCCCCCTCCACATGCGCGCGCTGGAGCCCGCGGAGGTGCACGCCATCCGCGCGCAGCTCTACCTCATGACGCCCGGGGCCGCGTCGCCGGAGGAGCGCTTCCATCACGCGGAGCAGGAGATGGCGCAGGCCCTCAAGGAGGACCCGGGCAACGTGGCCGCCACGCTGCTGCGCATCCGCTCCACGGCGGACCCGTCCCGCCGGCTAGGACTGGCGCAGCAGCTCGTGGAGCGGCACCCTGATAGCGGCCAGGCCTGGGACGCGATGGCGCAGGCGCTGGACGCGGCGGGCAACACCTCCGAGGAGCAGGAGGCCGCGCGCCTGCGCGCCGTGGAGCTCCTGCCCGACAGCGTGAGCGCGCAGAACGGGCTGGCCGGCTTCTACGCGCGCACGTCGCAGCCGGAGAAGGGACTGGCCGCCGCACGGCGCGCCGTGGCCCTCGCGCCCGGCAACCCGGCGGTGCTCGACACGTGGTCCACGATTCTCTTCCAGCTCGGCCGCTGCCCGGAGGCGCTCTCCACGCAGCAGCTCGCCGCGGACACGCTCCACGAGAGCACCCCGGAGCGACTGCGCCGCACGGTGCACGACGCGCTGGCCCGCTACGAGGCCGTGTGCGGCCCGGCCTCGCCCTCGCCCACGGCGGCCCCGGGCGTGCCGATGGCGCCCGCACCGTCGGGCCTCTGA
- a CDS encoding bifunctional metallophosphatase/5'-nucleotidase: protein MLVLALGALAGCEKSNPTPPPAPAAEQPAAAAPAPAVPHEVTLLVTGGAFGQLQPVDGKGGAAEMLGRWVADEKHCPGPVKDGQASCADSGTLALATGDHWNGPAISSFFLGTPTAEVMGRMGYAASAMGNHELAFGKEAFLKNRAAGGFPFLAANLKVKDPSLAGDLSLPAFQVFERRGLKIGVVGLASEKTVRTAMAGRAEGLEVTGYEDALSSAVPEARKAGADVVVVVADTCVTELRPVVAKHADWKLALVAGGRCPQPVDTKEGGTTFVSLDRGFNKYLRAQIKFDPAKPAGEKVTAVDTKLVDVAGGTPDAETAQLIAKWKAQLDEVLGQQIGFTKAGIPQASPLMAKWVAGSVREVLNTDGAILNKGGIRGDLPAGPITRGSIYSVMPFENTLLVVKLKGEDLAKQLANPNALISGFTAAGKGKFKDAKGKALDPKKEYSVATVEYLYFGGDGFEFEKLAPEPTETGMAWQTPVVDWTKGKESSEKKPLEKLIK from the coding sequence GTGCTGGTCCTCGCTCTTGGCGCCCTCGCGGGGTGCGAGAAGAGCAACCCCACGCCTCCGCCCGCTCCCGCGGCGGAGCAGCCCGCGGCGGCGGCACCGGCCCCCGCGGTTCCCCATGAAGTCACGCTGCTGGTTACGGGCGGCGCCTTCGGCCAATTGCAGCCCGTCGATGGCAAGGGCGGCGCCGCGGAGATGCTCGGCCGCTGGGTGGCCGACGAGAAGCACTGCCCCGGCCCCGTGAAGGATGGCCAGGCCTCCTGCGCCGACTCCGGCACGCTGGCGCTCGCCACCGGTGACCACTGGAACGGCCCCGCCATCTCCTCCTTCTTCCTGGGCACGCCCACCGCCGAGGTCATGGGCCGCATGGGCTACGCGGCCTCCGCCATGGGCAACCATGAGCTGGCCTTCGGCAAGGAGGCCTTCCTGAAGAACCGCGCCGCGGGCGGCTTCCCGTTCCTCGCGGCCAACCTCAAGGTGAAGGACCCGTCGCTCGCGGGTGACTTGTCCCTGCCTGCCTTCCAGGTGTTCGAGCGTCGCGGCCTGAAGATTGGCGTGGTGGGCCTCGCCTCGGAGAAGACGGTGCGCACGGCCATGGCCGGCCGCGCCGAGGGCCTGGAAGTCACGGGCTACGAGGACGCGCTCTCCAGCGCCGTTCCCGAGGCCCGCAAGGCCGGCGCGGATGTGGTGGTCGTGGTGGCGGACACCTGCGTCACCGAGCTGCGGCCCGTCGTCGCCAAGCACGCCGACTGGAAGCTGGCGCTGGTGGCCGGTGGCCGCTGCCCGCAGCCGGTGGACACCAAGGAGGGTGGCACCACCTTCGTGTCGCTGGACCGCGGCTTCAACAAGTACCTCCGCGCGCAAATCAAGTTCGACCCGGCGAAGCCGGCGGGCGAGAAGGTGACGGCGGTGGACACGAAGCTCGTCGACGTGGCCGGCGGCACGCCGGACGCCGAGACGGCGCAGCTCATCGCCAAGTGGAAGGCGCAGCTCGACGAGGTGCTGGGCCAGCAGATTGGCTTCACCAAGGCGGGCATCCCCCAGGCCTCGCCGCTGATGGCGAAGTGGGTGGCGGGCTCGGTGCGCGAGGTGCTCAACACCGACGGCGCCATCCTCAACAAGGGTGGCATCCGCGGTGACCTGCCGGCCGGCCCGATTACGCGCGGCAGCATCTACTCGGTGATGCCCTTCGAGAACACGCTCCTCGTCGTAAAGCTCAAGGGCGAGGACCTGGCGAAGCAGCTCGCCAACCCCAACGCGCTCATCTCCGGCTTCACCGCCGCCGGGAAGGGCAAGTTCAAGGACGCCAAGGGCAAGGCGTTGGACCCGAAGAAGGAGTACTCGGTGGCCACCGTCGAGTACCTGTACTTCGGCGGTGACGGCTTCGAGTTCGAGAAGCTCGCCCCCGAGCCCACCGAGACGGGCATGGCCTGGCAGACGCCGGTGGTGGACTGGACGAAGGGCAAGGAGTCCAGCGAGAAGAAGCCGCTGGAGAAGCTCATCAAGTAG
- a CDS encoding cyclic nucleotide-binding domain-containing protein: MAASNTSSWNRRLWPAAAFQFALIAGITQLKATASALVLSRFESQAMPYLYLLGALMTVALTVLPRGRPDSPLESPGVLTGLGGLVTLVLAYALTAGHRMSALALYLFTDTFSTYVSFRFWGRMAAAFDAREARRAFTSLNGFAMGGGIAGGLLVQGLAVKLGTTAMVVSGALGLFAAGAIFHHLYKGAPLPAPRGRPAFMSFMGWSYLAESPYAQVLAALGIAFAVLSSFVDYLFRLRVEGTMSEDAMAALFGSLQSWIGLFCVAFQLVLAQRLLKRLGLLPYVALVPLVLAPLAGAALVTPAMWPVHLLRLVETAVSYSILPVGIQLLYAAVPDEQREGLRATVDGLLRKGGMVLASLLLIGAGRGATGDTMAVAVVGMCAALGVLLVRLKPAYVAALGEQVGAPEEEEVELEGEEEQRLLAEALAAPSPERVLRAVDMMEQADVSLRPHLPALLRHPNERVLERGVSLALALEARELAPVLERLVEEGPRRPRDQAVWALARLSPERAERLLPALLNHPDVGLRCAAIGALVKATGSAVALASLEELLARGEAAPEPERREVARLLGRLQDSRFAGPLARYLEDTDPSVRRVALAAVGEGGYVELSPRLLPFLTWREERKTAREALVALGDAVTPLVEEQLNNKGAPLAMRLQLPRVLRGIGTPEALNALLFSNVRDDASLHFRIGAQMSRLRDEHPEHPVDAERVREALGRRRDTYRALVGAFRDVRAALGDGSLLTRAVGDRLDQALELSFFLLGLLHPSQVMRGIHYNLVGQDARRRALALELLENLVSEEDRELMMEQVEAHHRELPPGAPGRLWRRLAALVQSEDVVLRACARHVARVNGLNVLPQEGDLSDRTVQRMFALEGVSVFSQSDVDDLAAIAAVAREASYKAGERIYAQGDPGDALYVIVEGSVDAFHDGEHVLRFQGKQAFGEISLLDGAPRPTDMVAAVDTKVLIIDRRDFLDLIADRPELLTGFFRAVGLQLQKLMGLPDSREAGQRLELTGPQPLEVPPIPTGPAPEPSGANETIMSSGEEEERARREK; encoded by the coding sequence GTGGCCGCCTCCAACACCTCATCCTGGAACCGCCGACTCTGGCCGGCGGCCGCCTTCCAGTTCGCGCTCATCGCAGGCATCACCCAGCTGAAAGCGACGGCGAGCGCGCTGGTGTTGTCGCGCTTCGAGTCGCAGGCGATGCCGTACCTGTACCTGCTGGGCGCGCTGATGACGGTGGCGCTGACGGTGCTGCCGCGCGGCCGGCCGGACTCCCCGCTGGAGTCGCCCGGCGTGCTGACGGGGCTGGGCGGGCTGGTGACGCTGGTGCTGGCGTACGCGCTGACGGCCGGGCACCGGATGTCGGCGCTGGCGCTGTACCTCTTCACGGACACCTTCTCCACGTACGTGTCCTTCCGCTTCTGGGGGCGCATGGCCGCCGCGTTCGACGCGCGCGAGGCGCGGCGGGCCTTCACCTCGCTCAACGGCTTCGCCATGGGCGGCGGCATCGCCGGTGGCCTGCTGGTGCAGGGGCTGGCGGTGAAGCTGGGCACGACGGCCATGGTGGTGAGCGGCGCGCTGGGCCTGTTCGCCGCGGGCGCCATCTTCCACCACCTGTACAAGGGCGCGCCCCTGCCCGCGCCGCGCGGCCGGCCCGCCTTCATGTCCTTCATGGGGTGGAGCTACCTGGCGGAGAGCCCCTACGCGCAGGTGCTGGCGGCGCTGGGCATCGCCTTCGCGGTGCTGTCCTCCTTCGTGGACTACCTCTTCCGGCTGCGGGTGGAGGGCACGATGAGCGAGGACGCGATGGCGGCGCTCTTCGGCTCGCTGCAGTCGTGGATTGGCCTGTTCTGCGTGGCCTTCCAGCTCGTGCTGGCGCAGCGGCTGCTGAAGCGGCTGGGACTATTGCCCTACGTGGCGCTGGTGCCGCTGGTGCTGGCGCCCCTGGCGGGCGCGGCGCTCGTCACCCCGGCGATGTGGCCGGTGCACCTGCTGCGGCTGGTGGAGACGGCGGTGAGCTACTCCATCCTTCCGGTGGGCATCCAGCTCCTGTACGCGGCGGTGCCGGACGAGCAGCGTGAGGGGCTGCGCGCCACGGTGGACGGGCTGTTGCGCAAGGGCGGCATGGTGCTGGCGAGCCTGCTGCTCATCGGCGCGGGGCGCGGCGCCACCGGCGACACCATGGCGGTGGCGGTGGTGGGCATGTGCGCCGCGCTGGGCGTGCTGCTGGTGCGCCTCAAGCCCGCGTACGTGGCGGCGCTGGGCGAGCAGGTGGGCGCGCCCGAAGAGGAAGAGGTGGAGCTGGAGGGGGAGGAGGAGCAGCGCCTGTTGGCCGAGGCGCTGGCGGCGCCCTCTCCGGAGCGGGTGCTGCGCGCGGTGGACATGATGGAGCAGGCCGACGTGTCGCTGCGGCCGCACCTGCCGGCCCTCTTGCGCCACCCGAACGAGCGCGTGCTGGAGCGCGGTGTGTCCCTGGCCCTGGCGCTGGAGGCGCGCGAACTGGCGCCGGTGCTGGAGCGGCTGGTGGAGGAGGGCCCCCGGCGCCCTCGCGACCAGGCCGTGTGGGCGCTGGCGCGGCTGTCGCCGGAGCGCGCGGAGCGGCTGCTGCCGGCGCTGCTCAACCACCCGGACGTGGGGCTGCGCTGCGCGGCCATTGGCGCGCTGGTCAAGGCGACGGGGAGCGCGGTGGCGCTGGCTTCGCTCGAGGAGCTGCTGGCCCGCGGCGAGGCGGCGCCGGAGCCCGAGCGGCGCGAGGTGGCGCGGCTGCTGGGGCGGCTCCAGGACTCTCGCTTCGCTGGGCCGCTGGCGCGCTACCTGGAGGACACGGACCCCTCGGTGCGGCGCGTGGCGCTGGCCGCGGTGGGCGAGGGCGGCTACGTGGAATTGTCCCCGCGCCTGTTGCCCTTCCTCACCTGGCGCGAGGAGCGCAAGACGGCGCGCGAGGCGCTGGTGGCGCTGGGCGACGCGGTGACGCCGCTGGTGGAGGAGCAGCTCAACAACAAGGGCGCGCCCCTGGCCATGCGGTTGCAGCTTCCCCGTGTGCTGCGCGGCATCGGCACGCCCGAGGCGCTGAACGCGCTGCTGTTCTCCAACGTGAGGGACGACGCGTCGCTGCACTTCCGCATCGGCGCGCAGATGTCGCGCCTGCGCGACGAGCACCCCGAGCACCCCGTTGACGCGGAGCGCGTGCGCGAGGCGCTGGGCCGGCGGCGGGACACGTACCGCGCGCTGGTGGGGGCCTTCCGCGACGTGCGCGCGGCGCTGGGGGACGGCTCGCTGCTGACGCGCGCGGTGGGAGACCGGCTGGACCAGGCGCTGGAGCTGTCCTTCTTCCTGCTGGGGCTCTTGCACCCGTCGCAGGTGATGCGCGGCATCCACTACAACCTGGTGGGGCAGGACGCGCGGCGCCGGGCGCTGGCGCTGGAGCTGTTGGAGAACCTGGTCTCCGAGGAGGACCGGGAGCTGATGATGGAGCAGGTGGAGGCCCACCACCGCGAGCTGCCCCCGGGTGCGCCGGGCCGCCTCTGGCGGCGGCTGGCCGCGCTGGTGCAGAGCGAGGACGTGGTGCTGCGCGCGTGCGCCCGCCACGTGGCGCGCGTCAATGGGCTGAACGTGCTCCCGCAGGAGGGTGACTTGAGCGACCGCACTGTCCAACGGATGTTCGCGCTGGAGGGCGTGAGCGTCTTCTCCCAGAGCGACGTGGATGACCTGGCGGCCATCGCCGCCGTGGCGCGCGAGGCCTCGTACAAGGCCGGGGAGCGCATCTACGCCCAGGGCGACCCGGGCGACGCGCTCTACGTCATCGTGGAGGGCTCGGTGGATGCCTTCCACGACGGCGAGCACGTGCTGCGCTTCCAGGGCAAGCAGGCCTTCGGTGAAATCAGCCTCCTGGACGGCGCGCCCCGGCCCACGGACATGGTGGCCGCGGTGGACACGAAGGTGCTCATCATCGACCGGCGCGACTTCCTCGACCTGATCGCGGACCGCCCGGAGTTGCTCACCGGCTTCTTCCGCGCGGTGGGCCTCCAGCTCCAGAAGCTCATGGGCCTGCCGGACTCGCGCGAGGCGGGGCAGCGGCTGGAGCTCACGGGTCCGCAGCCGCTGGAGGTGCCGCCGATTCCCACCGGCCCGGCTCCCGAGCCCAGCGGCGCCAACGAGACCATCATGTCCTCCGGCGAGGAGGAGGAACGCGCCCGCCGCGAGAAGTGA
- a CDS encoding RDD family protein: protein MTTASDTLLDGTHTVLTPEYVEFRFTLAGLYSRFLAWLLDRLIISAVSMGIMLGLSVVMLAFPGFGSALLVVVYFLVDWGYSIFLETVWSGRTVGKRVLSLRVIQESGVRIGFYHAALRNLARPVDGLPFFYLVGGVSALVSGSHQRLGDMLAGTIVVRERRLKVPSALGTTGEEGLLADPLFVARVKRLSTEERELVLSAALRREELRLEARLRLFSALGARLRDALAMEKPAHLSDEKWTLLVAAALLPSAGARAPGPRARALA from the coding sequence GTGACGACTGCCTCCGACACGCTGCTGGACGGAACCCACACGGTGCTCACCCCCGAGTACGTGGAGTTCCGCTTCACCCTCGCGGGCCTCTACTCGCGGTTCCTGGCGTGGCTCCTGGACAGGCTCATCATCAGCGCGGTGTCCATGGGCATCATGCTGGGGCTGAGCGTGGTGATGCTCGCCTTCCCCGGCTTCGGCAGCGCGCTCCTGGTCGTCGTCTACTTCCTGGTGGACTGGGGCTACTCCATCTTCCTGGAGACGGTGTGGAGCGGCCGCACGGTGGGCAAGCGCGTGCTCTCCCTGCGCGTCATCCAGGAGAGCGGCGTGCGCATCGGCTTCTACCACGCGGCGCTGCGCAACCTGGCACGGCCGGTGGACGGGCTCCCCTTCTTCTACCTGGTGGGTGGGGTGTCCGCGCTCGTCTCCGGCTCCCACCAGCGGCTGGGGGACATGCTGGCCGGGACGATTGTGGTGCGCGAGCGCCGCCTCAAGGTGCCCTCCGCCCTGGGCACCACGGGCGAGGAGGGCCTGCTGGCGGACCCGCTCTTCGTGGCGCGCGTGAAGCGGCTGTCCACCGAGGAGCGTGAGCTGGTGCTGTCCGCCGCCCTGCGCCGCGAGGAGCTGCGGCTGGAGGCGCGGCTGCGGCTGTTCTCCGCGCTGGGCGCGAGGCTGCGGGACGCGCTGGCCATGGAGAAGCCGGCCCACCTCTCCGACGAGAAGTGGACCCTGCTGGTGGCCGCCGCCCTGCTGCCGTCCGCGGGAGCGAGGGCCCCGGGGCCGAGGGCCCGGGCCCTGGCGTGA
- a CDS encoding tetratricopeptide repeat protein codes for MRLSRLVTALSLVSILPLVACVNTPPPHERALINNELCVQELAKGDLVRAEVYCDLGLEFSPQYADLWANKGLIALASGRKDEAKKHFIKALRFNQEHLQAYQSLGHIYLEEGAYGKAHDNFRRALKVNPDNLETRYNLAVTFMKMKKMEEAKKELRTLLAVNPSLSDAHHTLGVIAYSENNYDEAVDELSQAVQLTPDVPDKWHDLGTALMEVGRFPEAREAFANCAQLDPKNASCVNNLALAQRKTALTDAAFKELKDTQQAENSAPALYMLARQYREKGLLAEEESTYRKCVKLDPKFAPCHYGLFQLFSDAHKQDSAQVACKNFLKYGTSEEFPTEYQTCEKYISDATF; via the coding sequence ATGCGTCTGAGCCGACTCGTAACCGCGCTGTCCCTGGTCTCCATCCTTCCCCTCGTGGCCTGCGTCAACACGCCTCCACCCCACGAGCGCGCGCTCATCAACAACGAGCTCTGCGTGCAGGAGCTGGCCAAGGGCGACCTCGTCCGCGCGGAGGTCTACTGCGACCTCGGCCTGGAGTTCTCCCCCCAGTACGCGGACCTGTGGGCCAACAAGGGCCTCATCGCCCTGGCCAGCGGCCGCAAGGACGAGGCCAAGAAGCACTTCATCAAGGCGCTCCGCTTCAACCAGGAGCACCTCCAGGCGTACCAGAGCCTCGGCCACATCTACCTGGAGGAAGGCGCGTACGGGAAGGCCCACGACAACTTCCGCCGCGCCCTGAAGGTCAATCCGGACAACCTGGAGACGCGCTACAACCTCGCCGTCACCTTCATGAAGATGAAGAAGATGGAGGAGGCGAAGAAGGAGCTGCGCACCCTCCTCGCGGTGAACCCGTCCCTGTCGGACGCGCACCACACGCTGGGCGTCATCGCCTACTCGGAGAACAACTACGACGAGGCGGTGGACGAGCTCTCCCAGGCGGTGCAGCTCACCCCGGACGTGCCCGACAAGTGGCATGACCTGGGCACCGCGCTGATGGAGGTCGGCCGCTTCCCCGAGGCGCGCGAGGCCTTCGCCAACTGCGCGCAGCTGGACCCGAAGAACGCCAGCTGCGTCAACAACCTCGCCCTGGCCCAGCGCAAGACGGCCCTCACCGACGCGGCCTTCAAGGAGCTCAAGGACACCCAGCAGGCGGAGAACTCCGCCCCCGCCCTCTACATGCTGGCCCGCCAGTACCGCGAGAAGGGCCTGCTGGCCGAGGAGGAGTCCACCTACCGCAAGTGCGTGAAGCTGGACCCGAAGTTCGCCCCCTGCCACTACGGCCTCTTCCAGCTCTTCTCGGACGCGCACAAGCAGGACAGCGCGCAGGTGGCTTGCAAGAACTTCCTGAAGTATGGGACTTCCGAGGAGTTCCCCACGGAGTACCAGACGTGCGAGAAGTACATCAGCGACGCCACGTTCTGA